The window GCGCGACCATTACGACCCGCGATACCTCAAGCACCGCAATCGTTATTCATCGCAGGAAAAAGCCGTGATCACGCTGGATCGGCTGGACGATCTCGAGGCCGCTGCCGGGCGCGTCGAGACGGCACTGGCCCGGCTGACGGCCTGATCCCGCGCCGCTGCTGCGGCGGGTGTTGCCGGCAATGCCAAGCCCGTGAAAATGCACTCTCGCCATATTGTGAAGGGGCGAGCCCGGCTTCCGGCCTACACTTCCCGCGATAGCAACGCGGAGGGTGTAGATATGAGCCGGATGAGGGCCAAGGATTTCGATCAGGAACTGCTGGAGCTTTATGATTATTACGCCCATGGCAGGATCACCAAACGCGAGTTCCTGGACCGGGCGGGCAAGTTTGCCGTCGGTGGTGTGACCGCATTGGGATTGCTGCAGATGCTCAGCCCGAATTACGCGCTGGCGCAGCAGGTGAACTTCAATGACGAAACCATCCTGCCCGAATACATCACCTACGATTCGCCCGACGGGAACGGTGAGGTGCGCGGCTATCTGGTGCGGCCCGCAGGTGTCGAGGGGCGGCTACCCGCCGTTCTGGTCGTACACGAGAACCGTGGCCTGAATCCCTATATCGAGGATGTTGCCCGGCGTGTGGCCAAGGCCGGTTTCATGGCGCTGGCGCCCGACGGGCTGACCTCGGTTGGCGGCTATCCGGGCAACGACGTGGAGGGCCGTGAATTGCAGCAGACGGTCGATCCCGAGAAGCTGATGAACGATTTCTTCGCCGGCGCCGAGCATCTGATGGCACGCGAGGATTCAGCCGGCCGTGTGGGTTGCGTGGGCTTTTGCTATGGCGGCGGGGTCTGCAATGCGTTGGCGGTCGCCTATCCTGAACTGGGTGCATCGGTTCCCTTCTACGGCAGGCAGGCGGCGGCAGAGGACGTGCCCAAGATCGAGGCGCCGCTGTTGCTGCAATATGCCGAGTTGGACGAACGGATCAACGAGGGCTGGCCCGCCTATGAAGAGGCGCTGAAGGCTGCGGGCAAGACCTATGAGGCGTATATCTATCCGGGCGTGAACCACGGCTTTCACAACGATTCCACCCCGCGATATGACAAAAAGGCCGCCGATCTGGCCTGGCAGCGGACGATTGACTGGTTCAACCAATACCTGACCTGATCCCGTTGCCGACATTCGCCCTGGCGTGATCTGCTGGGCACGGTAAGACGCCCTCGGACCGTGCATTCTGGCCATGAATAGCGTCGTTAAAATGCGAAAAAATCTGGCTGAAAGGCCAGTTCCCGGCCAAGACTGCTTTGCAGCAAGCGCCATAACCGCTACACAACCGCAGAGGTGGTGAAAACTTGCCGACGTCTTGGCCTGCGTGAACGCGTCGCGCATTGTCGCCCCGGTTTTTTGATTATTGTTGCCGAGGTTCTGTTTTATGAACGCCCCTTTCAAACAAGCCGAGCGCCTCGGGCGTCTGACGACCAACCTCGGTGCTGACGTCCTGTCCTTGCTGCGGTTTGACGGCAGCGATCATCTGAACGACCTTTTCGAATACCGTGTCGAGGCATTGGCCATTCGTGAAGATCTTGATTTCGATGGTCTGATCGGCACGCATGCAACAGTGGAAATCGAAGCCCACGATCAGATGCGGTCTTTTGATGGCATCGTCACCAGCGCAAGTTGGGCCGGTGTGGGCGAAAACGGGCATCGTTATGATCTGACGCTGCGGCCCTGGTTCTGGCTTGCCGGACGGCGCAGAAATCAGCGGATTATTCCACAATAAGACCGTTGTGCAGATATTGAATGAATTGCTGGGCGAATATGCGGGGCTGGGTGATCCGGCTTTGCAGGTCAAATTAACCCGCGATTATCCGATCCTCGAATATACCGTGCAATATCGCGAATCCGATCTGGATTTCGCCCGCCGGCAGATGGAACGTCACGGCATCACCTTCCATTTCACGTATGAAATGGGCAGCCATACGCTTGTGCTGACCGACGATGCGCTCAGCCACGATTCCATCGGCGATCGGCCCTTCAAACGTTACGACGGGCATCACCACTATGAGCAGGAACATTTCTGGGATTGGGCGCCCCAACGGAACCTGACAACGGGTGCCATCCGGCTGACGGATTACAACTTCAAGACCCCGTCCGCCGCGATGGAGGCCGACCGCACCGGCGATGCCAGCCACGAGCAGGGCCAGATCGAAAGCTTTGATTATCCGGGCGACTATCCGGCGCAGGGCGTGGGCAAGCTGGTTGCGGATCTGCGGACCCAGCAGGAACGCGGGGCCGACCGGCGCAACCGTACAGTGGGCGATTGCGTGTCACTGATGTCAGGTCAGCGCTTGACCCTGTCGGGCGACAAGGTGCCGGGACACGGCGAGACTTATCTGTGCCTGTCGGCCAGCCACCACTTCGTCAGCGAGTCCTATGGCTCGGGCGGGCAGGATAGTGACGGCTATGCCTTCACCGGCCGCTATGTGCTGATGCCCGACACAGCACCCATGGCACCCCCGCGCCGCACCCCGGTTGCAATCGTGCAAGGGCCGCAAACCGCTGAGGTCGTCGGCGAAGGCGAGATCGACTGCGACGAGTTCGGCCGCATTCTGGTGCGCTTTCACTGGGACCTTGAGGGTGCCTATTCCATGCGCTGCCGGGTCAGCCAGAACTGGGCGGGCAATGGCTGGGGCGGCATGATCATCCCCCGCATCGGGATGGAAGTCGTCGTCGAATTCCTTGAGGGCGACCCCGACAAGCCGCTGGTTACCGGGTGCGTCTATAACGGCAAGAACGACGTTCCCTATTCGCTGCCCGCGAACAAGACCGTCAGCACCTTCAAATCCGATACCCATCAGGGCAGCGGCTATAACGAATTCCGTTTCGAGGATGAGAAGGATCGCGAAGAGGTCTTTATGCATGCGGAAAAGGGCCACAACACGATCATCGAAAACGACGAGAGCCACTCTATCGGCCATGACAGGTCCAAGACCGTCGGCAACGACCAGTCGGAATCGATCGGTCAAGACAAGACCATCGCTGTCGGCAACGATCATGTCGAAACGATCGGCAATGACATGCGCTACGACGTGGATCGCAACCAGCAGGAAAACTACGACAAGGATCATATCCATCTCGTCGGCAACACCCACAAGCAGGCGATCTATGCCGATCACCTCTATGAGGCGGGGCGCAATTTCGAGGGCGAGGTGTTTGGTCGCTATACGCTGGATGTCGGCGACTCGATCACGAACAACACCAAGACCCATACGCTGATGGCCTATCAGAAGATGCAGATCAAAGGCCCGGGCGGAAAGATCACCATCGACGCGTCGGGCATTACGCTAGAGGCACCGACCATCCGGCTGAAGGGCAATGTCATCATGGGCGGCTCTGGCGGATCACAGGTTCCGACGCTGCAAATGGCGGCGCGCGAAGGGCTGCCGCTTTGCGAAGAATGCGCCAAGTTCGATGACGAGGAGGGCGCCTGATGCAAATCGCTTGTGTTGGTGACACGCATCTGTGCCCGGCCCATGGCAAGAATGTCGTGATTGAGGGCGGGTCGTCAGTGGTCAATGGCAGGGCCGTGGCTCGTGTGGGTGACAAATGTGCCTGCGGTTGCACCATTGTGGACGGCTCGGCCATCGCGCTGTGCGACGGTCGCCCGGTTGCCAGACTTGGACCTGTCGCGGTTTGGTGCCGCTCCTTTGACCACGTAATGTGCAGCAAAGGAGATGAACCATGGGCACAGTCAGGACGGATGAATTTCGCAAGGATGCAGTGCGGATTGCGCTGACCAGCGGGCTTTCGCGGCGTCAAGTTGCGGATGATCTTGGGGTCGGCTTGTCGACCCTCAATAAGTGGGTGAACGCACACCGGGACACGGACGTAGTCTCAGCCGAGGATCGCGAGTTGGCGCGTGAGAACGAACGGCTTCGGCGCGAGAACCGTATCCTCAAGGAGGAGAGGGACATCCTAAAAAAAGCCACCCAGTTCTTCGCGGGCCAAAAGCCGTGAGGTTCAGGTTCATCGAAGAACAGCGCGGGGCCTTCCCGATCGACCGGCTTTGCCAGGTGATGAATGTCAGCCCGCGTGGATTACGGGCCTTCCGCAGCCTCCCAGCCAGCCACAGGCAGCGCATGGACATGGTCGTTCTGGCGCATATCAAGGAACAGTCGCGTCTGAGCTTGGGCAGCTATGGTCGGCCGAGGATGACAGAGGAGCTGAAAGAGGTTGGTGTCGATGTCGGGCATCGACGCGTCGGTCGCCTGATGCGCGAAAACAGGATCATCGTTGAAAGAACGCGTAAGTTCAAAGCCACGACCGACAGCGCCCATACGTTCAACATCGCCCCGAACCTGCTGGATCGCGACTTTAGTGCAGCCGGGCCCAACCAGAAATGGGCGGGCGACATCAGCTACATCTGGACCCGCGAGGGCTGGCTATATCTGGCAGTCATCCTGGACCTGCACTCCCGCCGCGTGATCGGCTGGGCTGTCAGCAACCGGATGAAGCGCGATCTGGCGATCCGGGCCTTGAAGATGGCGATTGCCTTCAGGTCGCCACCCAAAGGCTGCATCTTCCACAGCGACAGGGGCAGCCAATACTGTTCGCATGACTACCAGAAGATCCTGCGCCAGCATGGCTTCAAAGTCTCGATGAGCGGCAAAGGTAATTGTTATGACAATGCGGCCGTCGAGACATTCTTCAAAACCATCAAGGCCGAGCTGATCTGGCGGCGGTCATGGGTAACCCGGCGGCACGCTGAGATGGCGATCTTCGAATACATCAATGGGTTCTACAATCCGCGTCGACGGCACTCAGCACTGGGCTGGAAAAGCCCGGTCGCTTTTGAACGGAAGGTGGCTTAAACGAGCACTCGGAGCGGCACAAATACGTGACAGGTCCAGAGGCCGTGAGTGGCTGCTTCGAGCTAATTTCGATGCTATCCGACCACCTTGTCGTCCTGAGCGATCGACCACCTCGGCCAGTTAATCGTCAGGTCGGCACTGAACATGAGTGGGTCGGTAGTCCGTCATCAAAATGAAGCCACGACTGTTTCTCGGATATCCAGATGTGTTCCTCGGGCGCGAATTCGTTTGGCCTATCGAGGCTGCCAAAGCTTAGGCCAATTGCGTTGCGAGACGCTCGTTTCGAGAACAAGGCGCTCCCGCAATCGGCACAGAATCCTCGGCTGACCTCGGGTGATGAATTGTGCCATTGCACTGGCCCCGCGATATTCAATTCGTCGAGAGGAACGAGAACGCGAGCAAAAAACGGCGCTCCTGTAGCCTTCTGACAAAGCTTGCAGTGACAGACTCGAATGTTGATTGGTTTGGATTCGGTACGATAGCTTGATGCGCCGCACAGACACCTGCCAGTAATCGCCTTTGACATGAAAACGCCCTTCTGTGACTGTCAGAATATAGACAAGGATCCTGCCCGCTGTGGATCAAGTCAAGGTCCGGCTTGCCGCTTAGCTGACCTTCAGTGCGCGCCAAAACAGTCGTTTTCGCCTCATATTGATTGGAACCGGTCGTGCGCTGCGCAGTGCATGTACTCACAGTCTGCGGGACCTTTCAGACCTTCACTGCAAGTGCGCCAATGTCCGGTTCAGCGAACCGTTCAACAAAGGGTGGATATCGGTCGTTTTTGAAGGGGCGATACCGTAAGCAGAGCCACCATAGTATCTAGAACGCATCGTTTATCGATTTTCTGTTTTTCTCACAGAGCGTGGGCGTAAAGAAACAATATTAAATGCGACACCAGAAATGACCAATGCCGAGGCAACCAATTTCCATGTTGGCATAGGCTCACTCAAAATCACTGCGGAAAAGAAAATCCCAAACACTGGCACAAGCAGTGAAAATGGTGCCACCATGTTTGTAGAATAGAGGTTCAGCAATTTGCTCCAAATGGAAAACCCATAGAACGTTGTAGGATAAACGATGTATCCAAGTGCGATAATGCCGACCCAAGAAACCGAAGACAGCGCACCCATCATCACCTGTCTGCCTTCAAAATAGAAAGATGCAAGCAGCAGTGGAAGTGGAGCAACGAGACTTCCCCATACAACCAGCGCCAGCACGCTACTTGCGCCGATCTTTTTTGAGACGATATTTGCTACGCCCCAGCAGATCGCAGCGCATAGGACGAGTACAAAGCCAACGGTTTCTGCATTTCCTGCTGAATGCCAAGCAACTATCGCCAGACCGCAGAGGGCAACCGCTATGCCTACCAGCCTTTGAAAAGGAATGACTTCTCTTAGAAGTACCGTTGACAGGACCACCGTCGCGATGACCTGAAACTGCAAGACCAGTGAAGCGAGACCAGCAGGCATTCCCAGATACATTCCTGCAAACAAAAATGCGAACTGGAGCGCAAACATGAAAATCCCATAAAGGAAAACCATCGCAATCGGCCCTTTCGGCCTTTGCGCGAAGAAAACCGCAGGAAATGCGACAAGAATAAAGCGCATCGCCGTCAGGAACAGCGGCGGAAACTCCCTTAGCCCAATCTCGATTACAACGAAATTCAAGCCCCAGATCGCTACGACAGACAGGGCCAGTAGGAGGTCACGAAAGACCATCCTGTTAAATCGACGCCGAGTTGTCAGCTCGACGTTTATGCTTTTCTGCAATAATGCGTTTGTTTAGAATTCGGACCTCGCCAACCATTAGCAGGCGCATATCCGCGACGATATGCTTGGCCAGCTCGGCATCGCTGATATCGTCACCATTGATATCCAAGCGAAACCCTTGCCCCTGAATGCCGCCTTCATTGCTGAAATCTACTTCGAAATCGAAAACCACACGGTATTCTGTCATGTGCCTGCCTTACTGTTGATTACATTTGTTTGGCGCTGCCTATGCTTGCGTATCTTCTGACGGTTTCCGCATCCGGCGGTTGAAGAACACCATTTTCGTCGACCCGGCGGTGAGCCGTCAAAGAAAAGCATGTTGCATCCGGGGCAGCGGCGCAGTCGATCTTTGCGCGTTGTACCGAGCAGACTGATCGCATCTGTTGCGACGTCCACCATCAAGGCATCAAGAGGTCTATCGGCAAGAACCTTCATACCGTCAACTGTAAGAATGGCGCGAGACGTCTCTAATGAAGCGGCATTGTTCAGTTCCGCGATGTCTTGCTCTGTGGGAACAGATCCACTCAAGACGTCGCCTGCCGCTCGAAAAACCACCTCACGCAAGCGCGTGAGGCGCAAGTGGTCGTCTCTACTTGGTTTAAAACCTGCGATGTAGGTCAGGCCCCCGGACGCGTTAGCCCAACGAACGATATCTTTTGGAGCGACAAGTAGATCAACTTCCTCGGATCCTCGTGCGGACACAGTGTCCACGAGGTCGAGGCAAATACAGCCAGCTTTGAATTCAAAATCTCTCATGCTGACACTAGTAGTACCAGTGTCGCGACTTCGCAACTATTTAGTTTTCTGGATTGTCCGCAAGGGCACCATTCGGAACGTCCCTAAAAACCTCCTTTTTGAAACGCCTGAAAATGGGCCAGTTTACCCCTGCCAAAAACCCCGTTCAAAACCCAAGCACTTGTTAAAGGTTTTTGACTGCGTAACGATAGCAGACATTCAAACGCCTTGCAGCATCGGTCAAATTGGGCTCTTTCAGGACGTTTGCCACACATTGCTGGAACGGCCGGTTTAGCGTTGCTGGTCCTCGCCAATCCACTGGTCACATCTCGCCATACACATTCATGGCAGCTGCTGTCGGCGCTGTCTTCCGCTCACAGTTCATCGGTGAAAGATCTCATGTCGAAGTTTGGATCGATAGGACCAAGCTTTGCTATACGAGCTTGCAGCGGCTTGA is drawn from Paracoccus tegillarcae and contains these coding sequences:
- a CDS encoding EamA family transporter; the protein is MNFVVIEIGLREFPPLFLTAMRFILVAFPAVFFAQRPKGPIAMVFLYGIFMFALQFAFLFAGMYLGMPAGLASLVLQFQVIATVVLSTVLLREVIPFQRLVGIAVALCGLAIVAWHSAGNAETVGFVLVLCAAICWGVANIVSKKIGASSVLALVVWGSLVAPLPLLLASFYFEGRQVMMGALSSVSWVGIIALGYIVYPTTFYGFSIWSKLLNLYSTNMVAPFSLLVPVFGIFFSAVILSEPMPTWKLVASALVISGVAFNIVSLRPRSVRKTENR
- a CDS encoding CGNR zinc finger domain-containing protein, encoding MRDFEFKAGCICLDLVDTVSARGSEEVDLLVAPKDIVRWANASGGLTYIAGFKPSRDDHLRLTRLREVVFRAAGDVLSGSVPTEQDIAELNNAASLETSRAILTVDGMKVLADRPLDALMVDVATDAISLLGTTRKDRLRRCPGCNMLFFDGSPPGRRKWCSSTAGCGNRQKIRKHRQRQTNVINSKAGT
- a CDS encoding cyclase; protein product: MTEYRVVFDFEVDFSNEGGIQGQGFRLDINGDDISDAELAKHIVADMRLLMVGEVRILNKRIIAEKHKRRADNSASI
- a CDS encoding type VI secretion system Vgr family protein, whose translation is MQILNELLGEYAGLGDPALQVKLTRDYPILEYTVQYRESDLDFARRQMERHGITFHFTYEMGSHTLVLTDDALSHDSIGDRPFKRYDGHHHYEQEHFWDWAPQRNLTTGAIRLTDYNFKTPSAAMEADRTGDASHEQGQIESFDYPGDYPAQGVGKLVADLRTQQERGADRRNRTVGDCVSLMSGQRLTLSGDKVPGHGETYLCLSASHHFVSESYGSGGQDSDGYAFTGRYVLMPDTAPMAPPRRTPVAIVQGPQTAEVVGEGEIDCDEFGRILVRFHWDLEGAYSMRCRVSQNWAGNGWGGMIIPRIGMEVVVEFLEGDPDKPLVTGCVYNGKNDVPYSLPANKTVSTFKSDTHQGSGYNEFRFEDEKDREEVFMHAEKGHNTIIENDESHSIGHDRSKTVGNDQSESIGQDKTIAVGNDHVETIGNDMRYDVDRNQQENYDKDHIHLVGNTHKQAIYADHLYEAGRNFEGEVFGRYTLDVGDSITNNTKTHTLMAYQKMQIKGPGGKITIDASGITLEAPTIRLKGNVIMGGSGGSQVPTLQMAAREGLPLCEECAKFDDEEGA
- a CDS encoding IS3 family transposase (programmed frameshift) translates to MGTVRTDEFRKDAVRIALTSGLSRRQVADDLGVGLSTLNKWVNAHRDTDVVSAEDRELARENERLRRENRILKEERDIPKKSHPVLRGPKAVRFRFIEEQRGAFPIDRLCQVMNVSPRGLRAFRSLPASHRQRMDMVVLAHIKEQSRLSLGSYGRPRMTEELKEVGVDVGHRRVGRLMRENRIIVERTRKFKATTDSAHTFNIAPNLLDRDFSAAGPNQKWAGDISYIWTREGWLYLAVILDLHSRRVIGWAVSNRMKRDLAIRALKMAIAFRSPPKGCIFHSDRGSQYCSHDYQKILRQHGFKVSMSGKGNCYDNAAVETFFKTIKAELIWRRSWVTRRHAEMAIFEYINGFYNPRRRHSALGWKSPVAFERKVA
- a CDS encoding PAAR domain-containing protein produces the protein MQIACVGDTHLCPAHGKNVVIEGGSSVVNGRAVARVGDKCACGCTIVDGSAIALCDGRPVARLGPVAVWCRSFDHVMCSKGDEPWAQSGRMNFARMQCGLR
- a CDS encoding contractile injection system protein, VgrG/Pvc8 family yields the protein MNAPFKQAERLGRLTTNLGADVLSLLRFDGSDHLNDLFEYRVEALAIREDLDFDGLIGTHATVEIEAHDQMRSFDGIVTSASWAGVGENGHRYDLTLRPWFWLAGRRRNQRIIPQ
- a CDS encoding GFA family protein — protein: MSKAITGRCLCGASSYRTESKPINIRVCHCKLCQKATGAPFFARVLVPLDELNIAGPVQWHNSSPEVSRGFCADCGSALFSKRASRNAIGLSFGSLDRPNEFAPEEHIWISEKQSWLHFDDGLPTHSCSVPT
- the yghX gene encoding YghX family hydrolase — encoded protein: MSRMRAKDFDQELLELYDYYAHGRITKREFLDRAGKFAVGGVTALGLLQMLSPNYALAQQVNFNDETILPEYITYDSPDGNGEVRGYLVRPAGVEGRLPAVLVVHENRGLNPYIEDVARRVAKAGFMALAPDGLTSVGGYPGNDVEGRELQQTVDPEKLMNDFFAGAEHLMAREDSAGRVGCVGFCYGGGVCNALAVAYPELGASVPFYGRQAAAEDVPKIEAPLLLQYAELDERINEGWPAYEEALKAAGKTYEAYIYPGVNHGFHNDSTPRYDKKAADLAWQRTIDWFNQYLT